One Candidatus Schekmanbacteria bacterium genomic region harbors:
- a CDS encoding 4Fe-4S dicluster domain-containing protein: MSQYGWKYDVVKCTGCRACVVACKSENNTDPKKSPLVVRNDDVPKEVSYRWVVTKEISSEGEVPFFSQACNHCLNPACLASCPVGAISKDSDDGIVLIDQDKCIGCRYCEQACPYHAPRFNENTKKMEKCTFCYQRVRNGLKPACVSTCVGRALDYQSDATGPSGTPPDDFADTGLTNPVITFE, from the coding sequence ATGAGTCAATACGGATGGAAATATGATGTTGTCAAATGCACAGGATGCCGCGCATGTGTAGTTGCTTGCAAATCGGAAAATAATACTGACCCTAAAAAATCACCCCTTGTTGTAAGGAACGATGATGTACCCAAAGAGGTAAGTTATCGCTGGGTTGTCACAAAAGAAATAAGCAGTGAGGGGGAGGTGCCATTCTTCTCGCAGGCATGCAACCATTGTCTTAATCCTGCATGTCTGGCATCTTGTCCGGTAGGGGCAATTTCAAAGGATTCTGACGATGGTATAGTGCTTATTGACCAAGATAAATGCATTGGATGTAGGTATTGCGAGCAGGCATGTCCATACCATGCGCCGAGATTCAATGAAAACACGAAGAAGATGGAAAAATGCACATTCTGCTATCAGCGCGTAAGAAATGGATTGAAACCTGCATGTGTATCGACTTGTGTTGGAAGAGCCCTTGATTATCAGTCAGATGCAACAGGACCGAGCGGCACACCGCCGGATGATTTTGCAGATACTGGATTAACAAATCCGGTGATAACATTTGAGTAG